A stretch of Physeter macrocephalus isolate SW-GA chromosome 1, ASM283717v5, whole genome shotgun sequence DNA encodes these proteins:
- the ANAPC13 gene encoding anaphase-promoting complex subunit 13, which yields MDSEVQRDGRILDLIDDAWREDKLPYEDVAIPLNELPEPEQDNGGTTESVKEQEMKWTDLALQYLHENVPPIGN from the exons ATGGACAGTGAGGTGCAGAGAGATGGAAGGATCTTGGATTTGATTGACGATGCTTGGCGAGAAGACAAGCTGCCTTATGAGGATGTTGCAATACCACTG AATGAGCTTCCTGAACCTGAACAGGACAATGGCGGCACCACAGAATCTGTTAAAGAACAAGAAATGAAGTGGACTGACTTGGCCTTACAGTACCTCCATGAGAACGTTCCCCCCATTGGAAACTGA